The Deltaproteobacteria bacterium genome contains a region encoding:
- a CDS encoding acetyl-CoA acetyltransferase, which translates to MGKVGIIGVGQSAFVRGYPGSIRELAFEGFKEAMADARISVEDIDATVICSAPEYDKQRSPAGVIAEYLGLTPQPTLYVETLCSSSSTGLKLAYSLVKSGLHDVVMVLGFQKMSEITSAESQERMGRGADIQWESPFGTMMPAYYALHARAHFEKYGTTPEDLALIRVKSATYGQINEKAVYRKPVTMDMFNDPESPMSSPVASPLRVGDCCANADGSSCIIVANEEKAKAFSKKPVWILGIGAASAPVNMAGRDMFTGLNVGIEAGRQAYEMAGITPKDVDVAEVHDCFTIAEMMAYENLGFAEPGEGKELIKSKETYKEGSIPVNVDGGLLSKGHPIGATGGSQIRTIVLQLRGEAGEMQVKDPAIGLIHNIGGVGLYGNVTILGRE; encoded by the coding sequence ATGGGAAAAGTAGGAATTATCGGCGTCGGCCAGAGCGCCTTTGTGCGGGGATATCCCGGATCGATCAGGGAGCTGGCCTTCGAAGGATTCAAGGAGGCCATGGCGGATGCCCGGATCAGCGTGGAAGATATTGATGCCACCGTCATCTGTTCGGCACCGGAATATGACAAACAGAGGTCCCCGGCAGGGGTCATCGCGGAGTACCTGGGGCTCACGCCTCAGCCGACCCTCTATGTGGAGACCCTGTGCTCATCCAGTAGCACGGGACTCAAGCTGGCCTATTCCCTCGTGAAGTCCGGCCTCCATGACGTGGTGATGGTGCTTGGCTTCCAGAAGATGTCGGAGATCACCTCAGCCGAGTCCCAGGAGAGAATGGGTCGGGGGGCGGACATTCAATGGGAAAGCCCTTTTGGAACCATGATGCCCGCCTATTACGCCCTTCATGCCAGGGCTCATTTTGAAAAGTATGGAACGACCCCTGAGGATCTCGCCCTGATCCGGGTCAAGTCGGCCACCTACGGCCAAATCAACGAAAAGGCCGTTTATCGCAAGCCGGTGACCATGGACATGTTCAATGATCCGGAAAGCCCCATGTCGAGCCCTGTAGCCAGCCCCCTGAGGGTTGGAGACTGTTGTGCCAACGCGGACGGATCGTCCTGTATCATCGTGGCGAATGAGGAAAAGGCCAAGGCCTTTTCAAAGAAACCGGTTTGGATCCTGGGAATCGGCGCGGCCTCTGCACCCGTTAATATGGCGGGAAGAGACATGTTCACAGGCCTGAACGTAGGTATTGAGGCCGGGAGACAGGCTTACGAGATGGCGGGGATCACCCCCAAGGACGTAGATGTAGCGGAAGTGCATGACTGCTTCACCATCGCGGAGATGATGGCTTACGAGAATTTGGGGTTCGCCGAACCGGGCGAGGGCAAGGAACTGATCAAGAGCAAGGAGACTTACAAGGAAGGGAGCATCCCGGTAAATGTGGACGGCGGACTTCTTTCCAAGGGACACCCCATCGGGGCGACGGGCGGTTCCCAGATCCGCACCATCGTTTTGCAGCTCAGGGGCGAGGCCGGCGAGATGCAAGTCAAGGACCCCGCGATTGGGCTCATCCATAACATCGGCGGAGTGGGCCTGTACGGAAAC
- a CDS encoding DUF21 domain-containing protein, with the protein MIELIVSVSFAVIVSASCSLLEAVLYSTPIRQIEALVNQKRRSGRILKEMREKVDRPISAILSLNTIANTAGAAFAGSAATAVFGDQWLGYFSAFFTLTILIFSEVIPKTAGVVYARSLAPLIALPLKWLVIFMWPAIWLCGHITGLLAKNRPQESVSPEELRIMARLGMRAGAIKPYQESVIDNILSMETRRVKDVMTPRTVVFSLSEHMTLEEAHRQAPKWEHSRVPVYDKDKEDIVGIVLTKEVFIALAEGKRDVRLTEIMRPVHFVVENATLNNVLMEFMGTREKLFIVIDEYGGLSGLITLEDILEEILGREIVDESDEVVDKRELARRRKSRLVSKSPKNFDSTGSEEPERWP; encoded by the coding sequence ATGATAGAACTGATCGTTTCCGTGAGCTTTGCCGTCATCGTTTCGGCGAGTTGTTCCCTCCTCGAAGCGGTACTTTACTCCACACCTATCCGCCAGATAGAGGCCCTGGTTAATCAGAAGCGCCGCAGCGGGAGGATATTGAAGGAGATGAGGGAGAAGGTCGATCGGCCCATTTCGGCCATCCTCTCCCTGAATACGATCGCAAACACGGCCGGGGCGGCCTTTGCGGGATCGGCGGCCACGGCCGTTTTCGGTGATCAATGGCTGGGATACTTTTCGGCCTTTTTCACCCTTACCATCCTGATCTTTTCGGAGGTCATACCGAAGACCGCCGGGGTGGTCTATGCCCGCTCCCTGGCACCCCTGATCGCCCTTCCCCTGAAATGGCTCGTTATCTTCATGTGGCCGGCTATCTGGTTGTGCGGGCATATCACAGGCCTCCTGGCAAAAAATCGGCCCCAGGAATCCGTTTCGCCGGAGGAACTCAGGATCATGGCCCGCCTGGGCATGAGGGCGGGGGCTATCAAACCCTATCAAGAGAGTGTGATCGACAATATCCTTTCCATGGAAACCAGAAGGGTCAAGGATGTCATGACTCCCAGGACAGTCGTTTTCTCGCTCAGCGAGCACATGACACTGGAGGAGGCCCATCGACAAGCCCCTAAATGGGAACACAGCCGGGTGCCTGTATACGACAAGGACAAGGAAGATATCGTGGGTATCGTCCTGACCAAGGAGGTTTTCATCGCCCTCGCGGAAGGGAAGCGGGATGTGAGGCTCACGGAAATCATGCGGCCCGTACATTTCGTGGTGGAAAACGCGACCCTGAACAATGTCCTCATGGAATTCATGGGAACCAGGGAGAAGCTTTTCATCGTGATCGACGAATACGGGGGGCTCTCAGGGTTGATCACCCTGGAGGATATCCTGGAAGAGATCCTGGGAAGGGAAATCGTGGATGAGTCCGACGAGGTGGTGGATAAACGGGAACTGGCCAGGAGGAGAAAGAGCCGCCTCGTTTCAAAGTCCCCCAAAAATTTTGATTCCACGGGAAGCGAAGAGCCGGAACGGTGGCCTTAA